Proteins from one Impatiens glandulifera chromosome 2, dImpGla2.1, whole genome shotgun sequence genomic window:
- the LOC124923784 gene encoding PHD finger protein ALFIN-LIKE 9-like, which translates to MADKENLCLYGLPNEQWEVNLPAEEVPPELPESVLGINFVRDGMQENDWLSLVSAHSDAWLLSIAYYFGARFGFDKSDSTQSCHLKHILHVLQVSLCLLHLYLS; encoded by the exons ATGGCAGATAAGGAAAATCTTTGTCTTTATGGACTTCCTAATGAGCAATGGGAAGTGAATTTACCAGCTGAAGAGGTGCCACCAGAGCTTCCTGAATCTGTGTTGGGTATTAACTTTGTTAGAGATGGAATGCAAGAGAATGATTGGCTATCTTTAGTATCGGCTCATAGTGATGCATGGTTGCTGTCGATTGCATACTATTTTGGTGCTAGATTTGGATTTGACAAATCTGATAG CACCCAGAGTTGTCATCTCAAGCATATACTCCACGTGTTGCAAGTAAGTCTCTGCCTCCTTCACTTGTACCTCTCTTAA
- the LOC124925517 gene encoding probably inactive leucine-rich repeat receptor-like protein kinase At3g28040 → MRNSFFIFSLISLLSSAAAAVDLNDDILGLIVFKSDLQDPQSLLQSWNEDDSTPCSWQFIKCNPSTGKVTDITLHGLGFSGKIGRGLLNLQSLKVLTLSSNNFTGTISGILPASLVSLDLSNNGFSGVIPDSFLSNMNSLQFLDLSHNSFSGPIPNDFFHNSCSSLLFLSLAANTFEGPIPGSIKECTTLNSLNLSRNHFSGNPEFVGGIWSLSRLRLLDLSENDLSGEIPVGLSSVQYLKEFRLQKNRFSGTIPADIGLCSHLTGLDLSYNFLTGAPSESIGRLTGSLNFFSLSNNMLTGEFPQWISNFGNLQYLDLSNNGFTGVLPLTIGEMKQLSYLGISSNKISGGIPISLMNSNQLTVLKLRDNLLNGSIPEGLFNLGLNEIDFSGNQLSGQIPAPGSSKLIESLQRLDLSRNNLSGNIPAEIGLFSKLNYLNLSWNGELRSRIPPELGFFQNLIVLDLRNNAFYGSIPDDICDSGSLQVLQLDGNSLTGPIPQEIGNNCSSLSLLTLSHNNLTGPVPKSMGNLTKLKILKLEFNKLAGEIPQELGKLENLLAVNISYNLLVGRLPFGNVFQNLDQSALEGNMGICSPLLKGTCIMNVPKPLVLDPYAYGPGDHSGHKNRGDSFRSSSYHRRRFFSVSAILAISASLLIFLGVFVVTLLNVSARRRMSFVGNALEGSCSSGSSTFHSGSPLPATGKLVLLNSKSSGQGFLPKDNSFINKSAEIGSGIFGSVYKATFGSSGEELVAIKKLIPSDITPYQEEFDRHVRVLAKAKHPNLVTLRGYYWTPELQLLVSDFIPNGTLQGALHDRVVPPLQWRDRFNIMIGVGRGLAHLHHSFRPPIIHYNVKPTNILLDMYMNPKISDFGLARLLNKPDKHAADNRFQCTSGYNAPEMACKSLRVNEKCDVYSFGVTMLEVVTGRRPMEYGEDNVVILTERVKAMLERGNLLECVDETMDEYPVQEVLPVLKLALVCASQIPSSRPSMEEVVQILHVIKTPLPQRMEVF, encoded by the exons atgcgtaattctttcttcatcttctccctCATTTCACTACTatcttccgccgccgccgccgtcgATCTAAATGACGATATTTTGGGTCTCATCGTCTTCAAATCCGACCTCCAAGATCCTCAATCCCTTCTCCAATCATGGAACGAAGACGATTCCACTCCCTGTTCATGGCAATTCATCAAATGCAACCCATCCACCGGAAAAGTCACCGACATAACTCTCCACGGCCTCGGCTTCTCCGGCAAAATTGGTCGAGGCCTCCTCAATCTTCAATCACTCAAGGTGCTAACTCTCTCCTCCAACAATTTCACCGGCACCATTTCCGGTATACTTCCCGCCAGTTTAGTCAGCCTTGATCTCAGCAACAATGGGTTCTCCGGCGTTATCCCTGATTCCTTCTTATCAAACATGAACTCTCTTCAATTTCTCGACCTGTCTCATAATTCATTCTCTGGTCCAATTCCCAATGATTTCTTCCATAACTCATGTTCATCCCTTTTGTTTCTTTCATTAGCTGCCAATACTTTTGAAGGCCCGATTCCAGGTAGTATCAAGGAATGTACAACGCTAAACAGTCTTAATCTCTCCCGGAATCATTTCTCCGGTAACCCAGAATTTGTTGGTGGGATTTGGTCACTTTCCAGGCTTAGATTATTAGATCTTTCTGAAAATGATTTATCTGGTGAAATCCCTGTTGGGTTATCCTCTGTTCAATACCTGAAGGAGTTCCGTCTTCAAAAGAATCGATTCTCCGGCACCATTCCTGCCGATATTGGATTATGTTCCCATCTAACCGGACTGGATTTGAGTTATAATTTTCTCACCGGAGCTCCGTCTGAATCAATCGGGAGGCTAACTGGGTCGTTGAATTTCTTCTCTCTATCAAACAATATGTTGACAGGTGAGTTCCCTCAATGGATTAGCAACTTTGGGAATCTTCAATACTTGGATTTATCTAACAATGGCTTCACCGGAGTTCTCCCGCTGACAATCGGTGAAATGAAGCAGTTATCTTATTTGGGTATATCCAGTAACAAAATCTCCGGCGGTATTCCAATCTCATTGATGAACTCCAACCAATTAACGGTGCTGAAATTGAGAGACAATCTCTTAAATGGAAGTATACCAGAAGGTTTATTTAATCTGGGTTTGAATGAAATCGATTTTTCAGGCAATCAATTATCCGGGCAAATACCGGCGCCTGGTTCCAGCAAACTGATAGAGTCTCTCCAGCGATTGGATCTATCGAGGAATAATCTGTCGGGGAATATTCCGGCGGAAATTGGGCTTTTCTCAAAGCTGAATTACTTGAATCTATCATGGAACGGTGAACTTCGGTCGAGAATCCCGCCGGAGCTTGGATTTTTTCAGAATCTAATTGTGTTGGATCTGAGGAACAATGCCTTTTATGGGTCCATCCCGGATGACATTTGTGATTCCGGCAGCTTGCAGGTTCTTCAATTGGATGGGAATTCATTAACTGGACCAATTCCTCAAGAGATTGGCAATAATTGTTCTTCCCTTTCTCTCCT GACTCTGTCACACAACAACTTGACCGGTCCCGTCCCGAAATCAATGGGAAATCTTACCAAACTCAAGATTCTCAAGCTGGAATTCAACAAACTCGCCGGTGAAATCCCACAGGAGCTCGGAAAACTAGAAAACCTCCTCGCTGTCAACATCTCCTACAACCTCCTCGTCGGCCGTCTCCCTTTCGGCAACGTTTTCCAAAACCTAGACCAATCCGCACTTGAAGGAAACATGGGTATTTGTTCTCCTCTGTTAAAAGGCACATGTATAATGAACGTTCCAAAGCCTTTAGTTCTTGACCCATACGCCTACGGTCCCGGCGACCACTCCGGTCACAAGAACAGAGGAGATAGCTTCCGGAGTTCTTCATATCACCGTCGCAGGTTCTTCAGTGTTTCCGCCATTCTAGCCATCTCGGCTTCATTACTAATCTTCCTCGGGGTTTTTGTCGTGACACTTCTGAATGTGTCGGCAAGGCGGAGGATGTCGTTTGTTGGCAATGCTTTGGAAGGCTCATGTTCCTCCGGCAGCTCCACATTTCATTCCGGCAGCCCATTGCCTGCAACAGGGAAACTTGTACTCTTGAACTCTAAATCTTCAGGCCAAGGTTTTTTGCCCAAAGACAATAGCTTTATCAACAAGTCGGCAGAAATTGGAAGTGGGATATTCGGGAGCGTTTACAAGGCAACGTTTGGTTCCTCCGGGGAAGAATTAGTCGCGATAAAAAAACTCATCCCATCAGACATTACACCGTACCAAGAAGAATTTGATCGCCACGTTCGAGTACTCGCAAAGGCCAAGCACCCGAATTTAGTTACACTAAGAGGCTACTACTGGACCCCGGAGTTGCAACTTCTAGTTTCAGACTTCATTCCAAACGGAACTTTACAGGGAGCCCTTCATGACAGGGTCGTCCCGCCATTACAATGGAGGGATCGATTCAATATCATGATAGGGGTTGGGAGGGGTCTCGCCCACTTGCATCACTCTTTCCGCCCTCCCATCATTCACTACAATGTGAAACCAACAAACATTTTACTAGACATGTATATGAATCCAAAGATATCTGATTTTGGACTCGCGAGGCTCCTAAACAAGCCCGACAAACATGCAGCCGACAATCGGTTCCAATGCACGTCGGGATACAACGCCCCGGAGATGGCATGCAAGAGCCTTAGAGTTAATGAGAAGTGCGACGTTTACAGTTTTGGGGTAACCATGCTGGAGGTGGTGACCGGGCGACGACCAATGGAGTATGGGGAGGACAATGTTGTGATCTTAACGGAGCGTGTGAAGGCGATGTTGGAAAGAGGCAACTTATTGGAATGCGTGGACGAGACCATGGATGAGTATCCGGTACAAGAGGTGTTGCCTGTGCTGAAGTTGGCTCTAGTTTGTGCATCACAAATACCTTCTAGTAGGCCTTCCATGGAGGAAGTTGTCCAAATTCTTCATGTGATTAAGACCCCTCTTCCACAAAGGATGGAAGTATTTTAA
- the LOC124923759 gene encoding protein PUTATIVE RECOMBINATION INITIATION DEFECT 1: MAQETFIHDSSSSSCSQGHQPSLILRTIEGGSICLVCLSNLISTSKSPTVHVSYALSQFSQAFSQPTFRQDLLQLHPHFLVLPLVESLSSFEDEPIARQVFDIISDLCSSTDTCSVYADFLLRISDKLSSGALGWSRRQVHTLHCLGMLLNDKKNNSQANVADKDVLLFNLVEGLQLPSEEIRGEIFFILYKMAIIEYAGKEGSGVADNLSFFCPKLLQLSLEALMKIQSDDARLNCIALLTVLAQRDLFVTSCADETGGKDFCEADNFLHGTEDVISGSSLDVLFAEAMKGTLLSSDTEVQVSTLNLICLYLSREGGSSNKVQILLDESIADYVFEILRLSGCKDHLVTSSVQVLGLMSTSEQSFRQRLAIGFSTLIPVLQYVAEVPFHAAQSQTLKLLWNCASNCPGIVSVSHVEELSTLLVGMLKKYVDGKIDMLPETFSMACLILIALMNVPSSYGSSTFLKLVSHAIRHAILNCLSLHQQYPGNLIHSLHLLREAYSYSLEEKVLSSNGLELTNDIVFVCKTQVFPWFVKAVGEIEKEEVVLSVLEIFQLVMLQDSNTQTREFTEFLVSSSWFSLIFGYLGSFPTENLKWRAYQTFSSVVDVLLGDNMGQPIRDAASYLPSDPVDFLFLLGKSSSHSSELVLCHSSVFLMLHISSLYDDRLADHKLVLTCLEQYMLANSNELLSGAADVMPLELLLSTYGLYRGLAKMNYQIPYSQEAERILFILLTEKEWDLPSTRIHPTALKWLFQQERLCIPLLQQLLKLCSCNGSTHDHTIVNRDSGHYINIGTLSQLVASGDSYAAKLLVCMMYDLIREDVEQEKIVSVLNSVAEMIVISPSTPVQLCSHGIGVVIHNVFSHLGNSYSTEMFLAICEVTVSILGSVHSESLLDDEVWATVAVQLMEYLAMTHEETCTEEALNVFGILSLILHHSSNQVLLEASKVIFLSPVLVSIINNTISAACGKGPSLVEDGEGTRTEQALILVLLIYFFTLRSVHAVLPGAMDWRHFPSQTIGKHSLELVSISGCDLCRLMHFGSDIVKVVSSFCLLEMVLIISDQKNEKLDETSGRMGDISSVLSVLEGLIFSTDIRVAMNSSLCLSMILGWEDDPRRNWCRLIVEELVISLAVPCSVTKSFMNHHKPAVHVTVSLLKQTKTPEWLNSILDDSCISSIIKNIRVGNLSTELVLLFIELLNAGRLKTEDIACINKVFQACKKDLYSTEVECEMAPSVPRGEKIIGFLINTMSSQSSRDLYLRKILVGNDRLLEAIELFSRSLMEEDYGII, from the exons ATGGCACAGGAAACGTTTATCCATgattcgtcttcatcatcatgcTCACAAGGTCATCAACCATCGCTAATCCTCCGAACCATAGAAGGCGGTTCCATCTGCTTAGTTTGCCTTTCCAATCTCATCTCCACCTCTAAATCCCCCACGGTTCACGTTTCCTACGCTCTCTCTCAGTTCTCACAAGCCTTTTCTCAGCCTACTTTCCGTCAAGATCTCCTTCAACTTCATCCTCACTTCCTCGTCCTTCCTCTAGTCGAATCACTTTCCTCATTCGAAGATGAACCGATCGCACGCCAGGTATTCGATATCATTTCCGACCTTTGCAGTTCAACCGATACTTGCTCAGTTTATGCGGACTTTCTTCTTCGGATTTCTGATAAACTTTCATCTGGCGCGCTTGGATGGAGTCGCCGTCAGGTGCATACG CTCCATTGCTTAGGCATGCTTCTCAatgacaagaaaaataattcaCAAGCAAACGTGGCTGACAAAGATGTCCTCCTTTTCAACCTTGTCGAGGGTCTTCAATTGCCTAG TGAAGAAATTCGGGGAGAGATATTTTTCATTCTGTATAAAATGGCCATCATTGAGTATGCCGGCAAGGAGGGTAGTGGCGTTGCTGacaatttatctttcttttgtCCCAAACTGTTGCAATTGTCCTTGGAAGCCCTTATGAAGATTCAAAGTGATGATGCTCGCTTGAATTGTATAG cgCTTTTGACGGTGTTAGCTCAGAGAGATTTATTTGTAACTTCATGTGCTGATGAAACCGGTGGCAAGGATTTTTGCGAAGCCGACAACTTCCTACACGGAACAGAAGATGTAATTAGTGGATCTTCTCTTGATGTCCTGTTTGCGGAGGCCATGAAAGGCACATTGTTGTCTTCAGATACTGAAGTACAGGTTAGCACATTAAATTTGATTTGTCTGTATCTGTCAAGGGAAGGTGGTTCAAGCAACAAGGTCCAGATTCTGCTGGATGAAAGCATTGCAGATTATGTATTTGAAATTCTCAGGTTGTCAG GCTGTAAAGATCATTTGGTGACTTCCAGTGTTCAGGTTCTAGGTCTTATGTCAACTTCTGAGCAATCCTTCAGACAGAGGCTTGCTATTGGGTTCTCAACCCTCATTCCTGTTCTGCAATATGTAGCTGAGGTCCCCTTTCATGCTGCTCAATCTCAAACACTGAAACTTCTGTGGAACTGTGCCTCAAATTGTCCAGGAATAGTATCTGTCTCCCATGTTGAAGAACTAAGTACTCTTTTGGTAGGGATGCTCAAGAAATATGTTGATGGAAAGATAGACATGCTTCCAGAAACGTTTTCTATGGCCTGCTTAATCCTTATAGCTcttatgaatgttccttcttcttaTGGGTCTTCAACTTTCTTAAAATTGGTTAGCCATGCAATTAGGCATGCAATTCTGAATTGCTTAAGCCTACACCAGCAGTATCCTGGAAATCTTATACATTCTCTCCATCTCTTGAGGGAGGCATATTCTTACAGTCTTGAAGAGAAAGTGTTGAGCTCCAATGGTCTGGAATTAACTAatgatattgtttttgtttgtaaGACACAAGTATTCCCTTGGTTTGTGAAAGCTGTAGGTGAGATAGAAAAGGAAGAAGTTGTCTTATCTGTCCTAGAGATTTTCCAGTTGGTCATGCTTCAAGATTCCAATACCCAAACTAGGGAATTTACTGAATTTTTAGTTTCATCATCTTGGTTTAGTcttatttttggatatttagGTTCCTTTCCAACTGAAAATCTGAAATGGAGAGCCTATCAAACATTCAGCTCAGTTGTGGATGTTCTTCTTGGAGATAATATGGGACAGCCTATTAGAGATGCAGCTTCATACTTGCCATCAGATCCAGTAGATTTCCTATTCCTTCTTGGCAAGAGCAGCTCCCATAGTTCAGAGTTGGTGTTGTGTCATTCTTCCGTCTTCTTGATGTTACATATCAGCTCCTTGTATGACGACAG GCTTGCAGATCATAAGCTTGTTTTAACTTGTTTAGAACAATATATGCTGGCAAACAGCAATGAGTTACTATCTGGGGCTGCTGATGTCATGCCACTGGAGCTTCTGCTAAGTACTTATGGCCTTTATAGAGGACTTGCAAAGATGAATTACCAAATTCCTTATAGTCAAGAGGCTGAGAGGATTCTATTCATTCTATTGACTGAAAAAGAGTGGGATTTGCCATCCACAAGAATTCATCCAACAGCATTAAAATGGCTGTTTCAACAGGAACGATTATGTATCCCACTGTTGCAACAACTCTTGAAACTTTGCAGTTGCAATGGTAGTACACATGATCACACGATTGTCAACAGAGATAGTGgccattatataaatattggtACTCTATCCCAGTTGGTTGCATCGGGAGATAGTTATGCGGCAAAACTTTTGGTATGTATGATGTATGACCTAATTCGAGAAGATGTTGAGCAAGAGAAAATCGTCTCTGTGTTGAATAGTGTGGCAGAAATGATTGTTATTTCTCCATCAACTCCAGTTCAATTATGTTCGCATGGCATTGGAGTTGTAATACATAATGTCTTTAGCCATTTGGGAAATTCCTACAGTACTGAAATGTTCCTGGCCATTTGTGAAGTTACAGTTAGCATTCTAGGTTCAGTCCATTCAGAGTCACTTCTTGATGATGAAGTGTGGGCTACAGTTGCAGTGCAG TTGATGGAATACCTGGCCATGACTCATGAAGAGACCTGTACAGAAGAAGCTCTCAATGTATTTGGCATTCTTTCATTGATTCTTCATCATTCAAGTAACCAAGTTCTTCTAGAAGCTTCAAAAGTTATATTCCTGAGCCCTGTCTTAGTATCCATCATAAACAACACTATCAGTGCAGCATGTGGAAAGGGGCCTTCTTTGGTTGAGGATGGCGAGGGAACAAGGACTGAACAAGCCTTGATACTTGTTCTTCTCATATATTTCTTTACTTTGCGAAG TGTGCACGCTGTTCTACCAGGGGCAATGGACTGGCGACATTTTCCCAGTCAAACCATTGGGAAGCATTCACTAGAACTTGTCAGTATTAGTGGCTGTGATTTGTGCAGGCTGATGCATTTTGGTTCTGATATTGTCAAGGTGGTTTCATCATTTTGCCTCTTGGAAATGGTGCTAATTATTTCAGATCAAAAGAATGAGAAATTGGATGAAACGAGTGGAAGAATGGGAGATATATCATCTGTCTTATCTGTATTAGAAGGCTTGATATTTTCTACTGATATTAGAGTTGCAATGAACAGTAGCCTATGTTTATCAATGATTCTTGGATGGGAGGATGATCCAAGGAGGAACTGGTGCAGATTGATAGTAGAGGAGCTTGTGATATCCTTGGCTGTTCCATGTTCTGTCACGAAATCATTCATGAACCACCATAAGCCTGCAGTTCATGTGACTGTGTCGTTACTAAAACAGACCAAAACTCCAGAGTGGTTGAATTCTATCCTTGACGATTCGTGCATATctagtataataaaaaatatcagaGTTGGTAATCTGAGCACAGAGTTGGTTCTTTTATTCATAGAATTGCTGAATGCTGGCCGGTTGAAGACTGAAGATATTGCTTGCATTAATAAAGTATTCCAG GCATGTAAAAAAGATCTATATTCAACTGAAGTTGAATGCGAGATGGCCCCGTCGGTTCCACGTGGAGAAAAAATAATCGGGTTTCTCATTAATACAATGTCATCACAGTCGTCTCGAgatttatatttaagaaaaatcctAGTTGGGAATGACAGATTGTTGGAAGCAATAGAGTTGTTCTCTAGAAGTCTGATGGAAGAAGATTATGGTATCATCTGA